One genomic region from Spirulina subsalsa PCC 9445 encodes:
- a CDS encoding potassium channel family protein — protein sequence MARIRRQEKRLWQELLGGILGLGGVFCLGIFWYWYVEGWSLTEAAYMTMITLATVGFSEVRPLDDRSRLFTMVLILLGIISIGYIVNRFTEAIIQGYFQERIRERQKRRLIESFQDHYIICGYGRMGHQVALEFAAEKIPFVIVDSDPESVSEAQHDGHMAVQGDATLDDCLLDVRIDRAACLVAALPSDAENLYTVLSAKTLNPQLRTIARANNQEAVLKLKRAGADAVVSPYITGGRRLAAAALRPRVMDFVDGIITGVNRSLYLDEFLLSSNSGGCVGQTLSDTNLRALSGALVLAIRREDGTLIGGPTGDTRLMEGDLLICMGTAEQLRTLRHLLGGTRPSGRWSKA from the coding sequence ATGGCTCGGATTAGGAGGCAGGAAAAGCGGTTATGGCAGGAATTGTTAGGCGGAATCCTCGGGCTGGGGGGGGTTTTCTGTTTAGGGATCTTTTGGTACTGGTATGTTGAGGGCTGGTCTTTAACGGAAGCGGCCTATATGACGATGATTACCTTGGCTACGGTGGGGTTTTCGGAGGTTCGACCCTTAGATGATCGCTCTCGTCTGTTTACGATGGTATTAATTCTATTGGGGATTATCTCCATTGGTTATATTGTTAACCGCTTTACGGAAGCCATTATCCAAGGCTATTTTCAAGAAAGAATTCGCGAGAGGCAGAAGAGACGCTTGATTGAGAGTTTCCAAGATCATTATATTATCTGTGGCTATGGGCGGATGGGTCATCAAGTTGCCCTGGAGTTTGCGGCGGAAAAAATTCCTTTTGTGATTGTAGATAGTGACCCAGAGTCGGTATCGGAAGCCCAACATGATGGTCACATGGCGGTACAAGGGGATGCGACGCTGGATGATTGTTTGCTGGATGTGCGCATTGATCGGGCGGCTTGTTTGGTGGCGGCTTTGCCTTCGGATGCGGAAAATCTCTATACGGTGCTGTCGGCTAAAACGTTGAATCCTCAACTGCGCACGATTGCCCGGGCGAATAATCAGGAGGCGGTTCTGAAGTTGAAGCGGGCGGGGGCGGATGCGGTGGTGTCGCCCTATATTACGGGGGGGCGACGGCTGGCGGCGGCGGCGTTACGGCCTCGGGTGATGGATTTTGTGGATGGGATTATTACGGGGGTTAATCGTTCGTTATATCTCGATGAGTTTTTGTTATCTTCTAATTCGGGGGGCTGTGTGGGGCAAACCCTGAGTGATACCAATTTACGGGCTTTGTCGGGGGCGTTGGTTTTGGCGATTCGGCGGGAGGATGGAACGTTAATCGGGGGGCCGACGGGGGACACGCGCTTGATGGAGGGGGATTTATTGATTTGTATGGGGACGGCGGAACAGTTGCGGACGTTGCGGCACTTGTTGGGGGGGACTCGTCCTTCTGGTCGGTGGTCTAAGGCTTGA
- a CDS encoding HEAT repeat domain-containing protein, which produces MIQPSFERATIQQRGLLHLLFLAVSSTTFGVIALTLGTSLFLHRAGAAYLPLSYVLMGILSIPIYGGLSQIVDTTSRPKLCRLLLGVAIAFSLLAWFLLPLDTLPIYYLIHIGLYVQWILMTEVLFPSLVSDYFTSLDWKRYTPILRMANAVGGLLGGALLSGLVSWVSPQDVLLYLPLCYGIMIGQLFYLEKTETPLEVCHLQSPESLLKSLNQLPDLLRQYPIISFLCSSTFLFILLYSLAEFEYYSIYSQTFADDQDLTRFLGIVRVVNSVLPLVLLALVTKPLIRLLGVTGISLIYPLTTLASFGGLVWQGNLGTAVFANLNTNGIEDSLNQPIQSLNYNAVPYALVGRVRVIGNGLFFALGLATAGVLLQLSQLFLTPLQVGYGGLVLSGAFFVLRYHMGKSYLQSLLTMLRTGVVKVKDVQEGLRLPGSYREEIQNLLRSQERSDQILGLELATWAEASQQFLPLVEPLLHTTDERIRQVLVTYLSQSRRPDIVQYVQALLRGEKPDLCLLALEALIASQYPFSRSELEQLLDTVNPQIRALVCVASVGRGDAQLQQICQEMWLSPLETATQQTIIRTIRRTGNRQFVPLLQTLLADTPTEITRQGLEALTTLARPGDLALGKWAESYLAESDSLVRAIALKLLGIIRHPDLLLAIATGLNNEDLNVRMWAASALASYGNDGLKVANIYLNATRPEVREAAIASVAKVRTPQATHLLYQSFKPRYQLLQQTERWLAQMPLDAPMWEQLAVILQDYQQRLLHRVLYLLSCLDREGTLRDIRQILHSPDPRLRANAVETLLSLKHRRFVLPLVPLLENHLPSRSDRLLEPEILLKEVLDTRDRWIRVGGLFVISQDLPQYRHLLPTSYLTDPDPLIQRLAHSLTLGYQENLPENDWFLHQIFFLKETPFFRHLFLEELLAINPILDQKSYTPSSIIYTSHSSKPGLYLVESGRVEMRVGEGFGVLERVITPGQTFCEMSLFDDSPAPQKAGIPRQFASAQRCAAIATTPCTVLFLSRQKFEQAINTCPRLLLSFTQILKP; this is translated from the coding sequence ATGATTCAACCCAGTTTTGAGCGAGCGACGATTCAACAACGGGGCCTCCTTCACCTGTTGTTCTTAGCCGTTTCAAGCACCACCTTTGGCGTTATTGCCTTAACTTTGGGGACTTCCCTCTTTCTCCATCGTGCCGGGGCTGCCTATTTGCCCCTGTCCTATGTCCTCATGGGAATCCTGTCCATCCCCATCTACGGGGGACTCTCCCAAATTGTCGATACCACCAGCCGCCCCAAACTCTGCCGTCTATTATTAGGGGTAGCTATTGCCTTTAGTCTCCTCGCTTGGTTTCTCCTGCCTCTGGACACTTTGCCCATTTATTACCTCATCCACATTGGGCTGTATGTGCAGTGGATTCTCATGACCGAGGTTTTATTCCCCAGTTTAGTCTCCGATTATTTCACCAGTTTGGACTGGAAGCGCTACACCCCCATTTTGCGCATGGCCAACGCGGTGGGCGGTTTATTGGGCGGGGCCCTACTCAGTGGGTTAGTCTCATGGGTATCCCCCCAAGATGTGTTACTCTACCTACCCCTCTGTTACGGGATCATGATCGGTCAACTGTTCTATCTAGAGAAAACAGAAACCCCCCTCGAAGTCTGCCACCTTCAGTCCCCAGAATCCCTACTCAAGAGTTTAAACCAGTTGCCCGACCTCTTGCGTCAATATCCGATTATTTCCTTTCTCTGTAGTAGTACCTTTTTATTCATTTTGCTCTACAGTTTGGCTGAATTTGAGTATTACAGCATCTACTCTCAAACCTTTGCCGATGACCAAGATTTAACCCGTTTTTTAGGCATAGTGCGGGTGGTGAATAGTGTTTTACCCTTGGTGTTATTAGCCCTCGTGACGAAGCCCTTAATTCGCCTATTAGGGGTCACAGGGATTAGTTTAATTTACCCCCTCACCACCTTAGCCAGTTTTGGAGGATTAGTCTGGCAAGGGAATTTAGGAACGGCCGTCTTTGCCAATTTAAACACTAACGGCATTGAAGACAGTTTAAATCAACCCATCCAGTCCCTGAATTATAATGCGGTGCCTTATGCTTTGGTGGGGCGAGTGCGAGTGATTGGCAATGGGTTATTTTTCGCCTTGGGATTAGCGACGGCCGGGGTTTTATTGCAACTGTCCCAACTGTTTTTAACCCCCTTACAGGTGGGCTATGGGGGATTAGTGTTAAGTGGAGCGTTTTTTGTCCTGCGTTATCACATGGGCAAAAGTTACCTGCAATCCTTACTCACCATGTTAAGAACTGGAGTCGTCAAGGTCAAAGATGTGCAGGAAGGCCTGCGTTTACCTGGTTCCTACCGGGAAGAAATTCAAAACCTCTTAAGGAGTCAAGAACGCAGTGATCAGATTTTGGGCTTAGAATTGGCAACCTGGGCTGAAGCCAGCCAGCAGTTTCTGCCCCTCGTTGAACCCCTCCTGCATACCACAGATGAGAGAATCCGTCAAGTCCTAGTAACCTATTTAAGTCAGAGTCGCCGCCCGGACATAGTGCAGTATGTGCAGGCCTTGCTGAGGGGGGAAAAACCCGACTTGTGCCTTTTAGCCCTAGAAGCCCTGATTGCCAGTCAGTATCCCTTTTCTCGGTCGGAATTAGAGCAATTGCTAGACACCGTGAACCCCCAAATCCGCGCCTTGGTGTGTGTTGCGTCGGTGGGGCGTGGGGATGCCCAATTGCAACAAATCTGTCAGGAAATGTGGCTCTCTCCCTTAGAAACCGCGACCCAACAGACCATTATCCGTACTATTCGCCGAACCGGGAACCGCCAATTTGTCCCCCTGCTGCAAACGTTATTAGCCGATACCCCCACAGAGATTACTAGACAGGGTTTAGAAGCCTTAACAACCTTGGCGCGGCCGGGGGATTTGGCATTAGGGAAGTGGGCGGAATCCTATTTGGCGGAGTCTGATAGTTTGGTGCGGGCGATCGCACTAAAACTCCTCGGCATCATCCGTCATCCCGATTTACTCCTGGCCATTGCCACCGGACTCAACAACGAGGATTTAAATGTGCGAATGTGGGCGGCCAGTGCCTTAGCCAGTTATGGCAATGATGGGTTAAAAGTAGCCAATATTTACCTAAACGCCACCCGTCCCGAAGTGCGAGAAGCCGCGATCGCCAGTGTCGCCAAAGTACGCACCCCCCAAGCCACCCACCTCCTCTATCAGTCCTTTAAACCCCGCTACCAACTGCTACAACAAACCGAGCGCTGGTTAGCCCAAATGCCCCTAGATGCCCCCATGTGGGAACAATTAGCCGTCATCCTTCAAGACTATCAACAACGACTCCTCCACCGGGTTTTATACCTCCTCTCCTGTTTAGATCGAGAAGGTACCCTGCGGGATATTCGGCAAATTCTCCACAGCCCCGACCCCCGTTTACGCGCCAATGCCGTCGAAACCCTACTCTCCCTCAAACACCGTCGTTTTGTCCTGCCCCTCGTCCCCCTGTTGGAAAATCATCTCCCCTCCCGTTCCGACCGTTTACTAGAACCCGAAATCCTACTGAAAGAGGTCTTAGACACTCGGGATCGTTGGATTCGGGTTGGGGGTTTATTTGTCATCTCCCAAGACCTGCCCCAATACCGTCACCTGCTCCCCACATCATACCTCACCGACCCAGATCCTCTGATTCAGCGTTTAGCCCACTCCCTAACCTTGGGCTATCAAGAAAACCTGCCAGAGAATGACTGGTTTCTGCATCAAATCTTCTTCCTCAAAGAAACCCCCTTTTTCCGCCACCTCTTTTTAGAGGAACTCCTCGCCATTAACCCCATTTTGGATCAAAAAAGTTACACCCCCAGCAGCATTATTTACACCTCCCACAGTTCCAAACCCGGCCTATATCTCGTAGAATCAGGGCGGGTGGAAATGCGGGTTGGAGAAGGGTTTGGGGTGCTAGAAAGGGTGATTACACCGGGGCAAACCTTTTGTGAGATGAGTCTGTTTGATGACAGTCCCGCCCCCCAAAAAGCAGGCATTCCTCGACAATTTGCATCCGCGCAGCGTTGCGCAGCAATCGCCACCACCCCCTGCACCGTCCTCTTCCTCTCCCGGCAAAAATTCGAGCAGGCCATTAACACCTGTCCCCGTCTCCTATTAAGTTTCACCCAAATCCTCAAGCCTTAG
- the panD gene encoding aspartate 1-decarboxylase, whose protein sequence is MTTIRLMHAKLHQVRITRANPEYMGSVTIDRRLMEQVGIFPLEEVQIYNSQNGHRFSTYVLPGEAESGCIEINGAASHLCSVGDRVIIVAFAQRDRAEVIKTGHQATVLIANAQNQCEELLVQQVIPNFEQERLDFQSESVLKAAIPTDIETLPPPPPRPPIDNDPDEMLDRGIESPPSPNFSFLDPPPPYDSTQF, encoded by the coding sequence ATGACGACCATTCGTTTAATGCACGCCAAACTCCATCAAGTGCGGATTACTCGCGCCAATCCTGAATATATGGGGAGTGTTACCATTGATCGGCGTTTAATGGAACAGGTGGGAATTTTCCCCCTAGAAGAGGTTCAGATTTATAATTCCCAAAATGGTCATCGTTTTAGCACCTATGTCTTGCCGGGGGAAGCTGAATCCGGGTGTATCGAGATTAACGGAGCCGCCAGTCATTTGTGTTCCGTGGGAGATCGGGTGATTATTGTGGCCTTTGCCCAGCGCGATCGCGCCGAAGTCATCAAAACCGGCCATCAAGCCACCGTATTAATTGCCAACGCTCAAAACCAATGTGAAGAATTATTAGTCCAGCAAGTCATCCCCAATTTTGAGCAGGAAAGGCTGGATTTTCAGAGTGAATCGGTTCTCAAAGCCGCCATTCCCACCGACATTGAAACCCTCCCCCCTCCTCCCCCTCGTCCACCCATCGACAACGACCCCGACGAAATGTTAGATCGAGGGATAGAATCCCCACCCTCCCCGAATTTTTCTTTTCTAGACCCGCCACCTCCCTATGATTCAACCCAGTTTTGA
- a CDS encoding histone deacetylase family protein, whose amino-acid sequence MFPIIYSERFLDHDTGSFHPERPARLTAIVEALKAASFAHQLTWYQPTPLNERNVLPWVQQVHTPDYLEEVQAIAGRRGGGILDPDTPVSQGSYEIALLAVSGWLDGVDLVLAHNRPAFVVARPPGHHAEPERGMGFCLLSNAAIAAHYALEQPNIQRVAIFDWDVHHGNGTQYAIETDPHIAYCSLHQSPFYPGTGQAYERGMYKNVLNLPLRAGSTVTDYEGVIKQQVIPFFQHFQPDLILVSAGYDANADDPLAGMKLQPEDYGQFTRLLLPLTPRLLFGLEGGYDLESLGQSVVETVGSCLSLGYE is encoded by the coding sequence ATGTTCCCCATTATTTATTCTGAACGCTTTCTTGACCATGATACGGGGTCTTTTCACCCGGAACGTCCTGCCCGCTTAACGGCTATTGTAGAAGCTTTAAAAGCGGCTTCTTTTGCCCATCAGTTAACGTGGTATCAACCGACTCCCTTAAATGAACGGAATGTTCTCCCTTGGGTGCAACAAGTCCATACTCCAGATTATCTTGAAGAGGTGCAGGCGATCGCAGGCCGACGGGGAGGGGGGATTTTAGATCCCGATACTCCGGTTTCTCAGGGGAGTTATGAGATCGCCCTTTTAGCGGTCAGTGGGTGGTTAGATGGGGTGGATCTCGTCTTAGCGCACAATCGCCCGGCCTTTGTTGTAGCACGTCCTCCGGGTCATCATGCCGAACCGGAGCGCGGGATGGGGTTTTGTTTGCTCTCCAATGCGGCGATCGCGGCTCATTATGCTCTAGAACAGCCCAACATTCAACGGGTGGCTATTTTTGATTGGGATGTTCACCACGGCAACGGCACCCAATACGCCATAGAAACGGATCCCCACATTGCCTATTGTTCCCTGCATCAGTCTCCGTTTTACCCCGGCACGGGACAAGCCTATGAGCGAGGAATGTATAAAAATGTCTTAAATTTGCCCTTGCGCGCTGGCTCCACGGTGACTGACTATGAGGGGGTGATTAAGCAGCAAGTCATCCCGTTTTTCCAACATTTTCAACCGGATTTAATTCTAGTCAGTGCGGGGTATGATGCCAATGCAGATGATCCTCTGGCGGGGATGAAGTTACAACCGGAGGATTATGGTCAGTTTACCCGCTTATTACTTCCCCTGACCCCTCGTCTCTTATTTGGTTTAGAAGGGGGCTATGATCTAGAGAGTTTAGGTCAGTCTGTGGTGGAAACCGTCGGCAGTTGTCTGTCCCTAGGGTATGAATAA
- a CDS encoding adenylate/guanylate cyclase domain-containing protein: MTVFPVHPSIFIVDDTPDNLRLLSQLLLDKGYAVRTALSGAMAIRSAAAMPPDLILLDVNMPQMNGYQVCKHLKQQDRTKDIPIIFISALDEVNNKVQAFQAGGVDYITKPFQAEEVLARIETHLTLRFLQQTLQEQNEKFQQEIQERRLLENKLLTSEGKMRAIFNAMTDIVIILTLEESKIAGVEVIPTHATHNLEQTLLIDETIMQFLREDEYSQLWTEQLTRVCETQESITLDYELTCEDKIYWFSATISPMPDHGVIWVARDITDRQQAEVALRASEIQYRDLVQTANCIILRWDKNGYIRFLNEYGQNFFGYTEQEILGRPVVGSIVPSQGSSGEDLAALITDICQNPESYKSHENESICKNGERVWLSWTHKPLVNSQGEYFQILSVGTDLTARKKTEEALRLEQEKSERLLLNILPQKIATRLKQFEGSLAEQFAEVTILFADIVGFTPFSAQTPPIELVSVLNQIFSRFDHLAERYHLEKIKTIGDAYMVVGGLPTPCQDHTEAMAEMALDMQQEIAKFKRKDGKPFQLRIGINTGSVVAGVIGIRKFSYDLWGDAVNVASRMESLGEPGKIQVTAVTYERLKDQFILEERGSIVVKGKGNMKTYWLLGRGAMVS, encoded by the coding sequence ATGACAGTTTTTCCGGTGCATCCCAGTATTTTTATAGTGGACGACACACCCGATAATTTGCGGCTACTTTCTCAGTTGTTGTTAGATAAAGGGTATGCAGTGCGGACAGCATTAAGTGGGGCTATGGCCATCCGTTCAGCCGCCGCCATGCCCCCAGATTTGATTCTACTCGATGTTAATATGCCCCAGATGAATGGTTATCAAGTCTGCAAACATCTGAAACAACAAGACCGGACTAAAGACATTCCCATTATTTTTATTAGTGCCTTAGATGAGGTCAACAATAAAGTTCAAGCCTTCCAAGCGGGTGGGGTTGATTATATCACAAAACCGTTCCAAGCTGAAGAAGTTTTAGCTCGCATTGAAACCCATTTAACGTTACGGTTTTTACAGCAAACTTTACAAGAACAGAATGAAAAATTTCAACAAGAAATTCAAGAGCGGCGACTCCTAGAAAACAAATTGCTGACTTCAGAAGGAAAAATGCGGGCAATCTTTAACGCTATGACGGATATTGTCATTATTTTAACTTTAGAAGAGAGCAAGATTGCCGGAGTGGAAGTGATCCCCACCCATGCTACCCACAATTTAGAGCAAACCCTGTTAATTGATGAAACAATTATGCAGTTTTTACGCGAAGATGAATATAGTCAACTTTGGACAGAACAACTCACCCGAGTCTGTGAAACCCAAGAAAGTATTACCCTTGATTATGAATTAACCTGTGAAGACAAAATTTATTGGTTTTCTGCAACTATCTCCCCAATGCCAGATCATGGGGTGATTTGGGTAGCGCGGGATATTACCGATCGTCAACAGGCAGAAGTGGCATTACGAGCCAGTGAAATTCAATATCGGGATTTAGTGCAAACGGCTAATTGTATTATTTTACGTTGGGATAAAAACGGATATATTCGCTTTTTAAATGAATACGGTCAGAATTTTTTTGGTTATACAGAACAGGAAATTTTAGGTCGTCCTGTTGTGGGGAGTATTGTCCCTTCTCAAGGCAGTTCAGGCGAAGATTTAGCGGCACTGATCACCGATATTTGTCAAAATCCTGAATCTTATAAATCCCATGAAAATGAAAGTATTTGTAAAAATGGGGAGCGTGTTTGGCTATCTTGGACTCATAAACCCTTGGTGAATAGTCAGGGGGAATATTTTCAGATTCTCTCCGTGGGGACTGACTTAACCGCACGAAAGAAAACTGAAGAAGCTTTGCGCTTGGAACAGGAAAAATCAGAACGATTATTACTCAATATATTACCTCAGAAAATTGCCACTCGACTTAAACAATTTGAGGGATCTTTAGCTGAACAATTTGCAGAAGTAACGATTCTTTTTGCTGATATTGTCGGATTTACTCCTTTTTCTGCTCAAACGCCTCCTATTGAGTTGGTTAGTGTTCTCAATCAAATTTTCTCCCGTTTTGATCATCTAGCTGAACGGTATCATCTGGAAAAAATTAAGACCATTGGTGATGCTTATATGGTGGTGGGTGGATTACCAACTCCTTGTCAGGATCATACAGAGGCTATGGCAGAAATGGCGTTAGATATGCAGCAGGAAATTGCTAAGTTTAAGCGAAAGGATGGAAAACCTTTCCAATTGCGCATCGGCATTAATACGGGATCTGTGGTAGCGGGGGTGATTGGAATTCGTAAGTTTAGTTATGATTTGTGGGGGGATGCGGTTAATGTGGCTTCGCGGATGGAATCTTTGGGAGAACCGGGTAAAATTCAGGTGACTGCTGTTACTTATGAGCGCTTGAAAGACCAGTTCATTTTAGAGGAACGCGGTTCTATTGTTGTGAAGGGGAAAGGGAACATGAAAACCTATTGGTTATTAGGACGAGGAGCAATGGTTTCTTAA